The Pasteurella multocida genome contains a region encoding:
- the thiQ gene encoding thiamine ABC transporter ATP-binding protein produces the protein MINLNGVQFSYNTFTFELDLQIPAQQKVAIIGASGAGKSTLLNLIAGFALPQQGEIWLNGENHSQTQPYERPVSILFQENNLFTHLTVAENMALGLKPSLKLTALEQQRVQQVASAVGLQGFLNQLPTQLSGGQKQRVALARCLLRDKPILLLDEPFSALDPDLRAEMLHLLLQLCDEKKLTLLIVTHQVNELQQKMDRMIRFEHGRMSESTILKDNFNEKQTAL, from the coding sequence ATGATTAATTTAAACGGTGTTCAGTTTTCCTATAATACCTTTACTTTTGAGCTGGATTTGCAGATTCCTGCTCAACAAAAAGTTGCTATTATTGGCGCCAGTGGCGCAGGGAAGAGTACCTTATTAAATTTGATTGCGGGTTTTGCATTGCCACAGCAAGGGGAAATTTGGTTGAATGGTGAAAATCATAGCCAAACTCAACCTTATGAACGTCCGGTATCTATTTTGTTTCAAGAAAACAACTTGTTTACGCATTTGACTGTGGCAGAGAATATGGCATTAGGGCTGAAACCAAGCCTAAAACTGACCGCACTTGAACAACAACGCGTACAACAAGTGGCAAGTGCAGTGGGTTTGCAGGGTTTTCTTAATCAATTACCCACCCAGTTATCGGGTGGGCAAAAACAGCGTGTGGCGTTGGCGCGTTGTTTATTACGCGATAAGCCAATTTTGTTATTGGATGAACCTTTTTCTGCCTTAGATCCCGATTTACGGGCAGAAATGTTGCATTTATTGTTACAGTTGTGTGATGAAAAAAAATTAACACTCCTGATCGTGACACATCAAGTGAACGAATTACAGCAGAAAATGGATCGTATGATTCGTTTTGAACATGGTAGGATGAGTGAGTCCACCATTTTGAAGGATAATTTTAACGAAAAACAGACCGCACTTTAG
- the thiB gene encoding thiamine ABC transporter substrate binding subunit, whose protein sequence is MSRLKTSFFFTALSTLSLSVFAQTQAVNVYTYDSFTSEWGAGPKVKKAFETHFPQCQVNFTAFGDSGTMFNRLRLEGKKTKADVVVGLDNYNLEEAEKSGLFVQHKVDLTPLSLPVEWKNHTFLPYDFGQFAFIYDKTKVQQPPKSLKELVERDDLKVIYQDPRTSSVGRGLLIWMNHVYTENEVAQAWQKLAKHTVTVGKGWSDTYGAFLKGEADVVLSYNTSPLYHMVFEQKDQYLATEFEEGGVLQIETAARVAQHDNACADHFLAFLLHPEAQGHLVKNNVMLPVINTNIEPHFDALRATQMNTKVLDTSKVNAEQVKKWIAVWQTTLTQ, encoded by the coding sequence ATGTCTAGATTAAAAACTTCCTTTTTTTTCACCGCACTTTCCACACTGTCATTATCCGTCTTTGCTCAAACGCAAGCGGTCAATGTGTATACTTATGATTCCTTCACTTCTGAATGGGGGGCAGGTCCGAAAGTAAAAAAAGCATTTGAAACCCACTTCCCACAATGCCAAGTGAATTTTACTGCGTTTGGTGATTCTGGCACCATGTTTAATCGCTTACGTTTAGAAGGGAAAAAAACAAAAGCGGATGTGGTTGTAGGGTTAGATAACTACAACCTTGAGGAGGCAGAAAAAAGCGGCTTATTTGTTCAACATAAAGTCGATTTAACACCGCTGTCACTACCGGTTGAGTGGAAAAATCACACTTTTTTACCTTATGATTTTGGGCAGTTTGCCTTTATTTATGACAAAACCAAAGTGCAACAGCCACCAAAAAGCTTAAAAGAATTGGTAGAACGTGATGATTTAAAAGTCATTTATCAAGATCCACGTACCAGCAGTGTAGGACGTGGCTTACTCATTTGGATGAACCATGTTTATACCGAGAATGAAGTGGCACAAGCTTGGCAAAAATTAGCCAAACATACGGTGACTGTGGGGAAAGGTTGGTCTGATACTTATGGCGCGTTTTTGAAAGGCGAAGCCGATGTTGTCTTGAGCTATAACACCTCTCCGTTATATCACATGGTGTTTGAACAAAAAGATCAGTATCTCGCCACCGAATTCGAGGAAGGGGGCGTATTACAAATTGAAACGGCTGCACGTGTAGCACAACATGATAATGCCTGTGCGGATCATTTCCTTGCCTTTTTACTTCATCCAGAAGCACAAGGGCATTTAGTCAAGAATAATGTGATGTTACCGGTGATTAATACCAATATTGAACCGCACTTTGATGCCCTTAGAGCCACCCAAATGAACACGAAAGTGCTCGATACCTCAAAAGTGAATGCCGAACAAGTCAAAAAATGGATTGCTGTTTGGCAAACGACCCTAACCCAATAA
- the glnE gene encoding bifunctional [glutamate--ammonia ligase]-adenylyl-L-tyrosine phosphorylase/[glutamate--ammonia-ligase] adenylyltransferase yields the protein MSFPLAHVDVTLNQLAKQLIAHFPEQYQDQIFQHIATDKEKPTSNIGQLRYAIAMSDFFAETLQKQPHFLHQCWQQCPHLQDCEQYAERLTPLLAQVENEEQLYKVLRQFRHREMAKLSFCQSLNLGSVEDIFIRLSQLAESVIIGARDWLYQRACAEMGTPVDEQGTPLQLYILGMGKLGGFELNFSSDIDLIFTYASNGETVGARRSIDNAKFFTRLGQRLINALDQYTGDGFVYRTDMRLRPFGENGALALSFAAMELYYQEQGRDWERYAMIKGRILGANAQDPHVNTLQQLLRPFVYRRYIDFSVIQALRDMKHKIEREVRRRGLVDNIKLGAGGIREIEFIVQVFQLIRGGRESTLQQPALLKVLPEISALELISAQQQEDLRQAYLFLRRTENILQAIHDQQTQQLPENTLDQQRLVLATQRFTQWDTQNKLETVTYPIHDWASFCEVLQQHQQNVRTVFDHLIGEEKEELSETETLWHDFLENEIEESEIEQMLIEHHIEERDFHEIIEKLMQFRNEVTRRPIGTRGRIALTQVMPTLLPQIFAHTAYLHLLPRMLNIVDKILTRTTYLELLVENPQALTQLIELCAQSKMIAEQVARHPILLDELLDRNALLNPPPYDHYASELHQYLLRLTPDDEEQMIDGLRQFKQATLLRIAAADILGALPVMKVSDHLTFLAEAIIHVVVELAWQQVTTRFGTPTHLAEGEKGFLVIGYGKLGGIELGYKSDLDLVFLYQSNEQSQTCGGKRSIESNQFYLRLAQKIISIFSINTFAGVLYEVDMRLRPSGESGLLCSSISAFKAYQLHDAWTWEKQALVRSRAIYGEARLQTEFNAIRAEVLSAPRDLATLQQDVVAMRQKMYAHLAHPYNDTFNIKTDRGGITDIEFIAQYLVLAHAPQNPALTRWSDNVRIFEIMAESAVISQEICDQLKQCYVDLRNRIHHLNLLGEPSIVPQTEFQTERQFIQTIWHRLFEHNDKYEE from the coding sequence ATGTCTTTCCCTTTAGCGCACGTTGATGTCACTCTCAATCAACTGGCAAAACAATTGATTGCACACTTTCCTGAACAATATCAAGATCAAATTTTTCAGCACATTGCAACGGATAAAGAAAAGCCAACGAGTAACATTGGGCAACTCCGCTATGCCATTGCCATGTCCGACTTTTTTGCAGAAACATTGCAAAAACAACCGCACTTTTTACACCAATGTTGGCAACAATGTCCTCACTTGCAAGATTGTGAGCAGTATGCAGAACGCTTAACCCCACTATTAGCGCAAGTAGAAAACGAAGAACAACTGTATAAAGTGTTAAGACAATTCCGTCATCGCGAAATGGCAAAACTGAGTTTCTGCCAAAGTTTAAATTTAGGCAGTGTAGAAGACATTTTTATTCGCTTATCACAATTAGCCGAAAGTGTGATCATTGGTGCAAGAGATTGGCTTTATCAGCGCGCCTGTGCAGAAATGGGGACGCCTGTAGATGAACAAGGCACACCACTACAACTTTATATTTTAGGCATGGGGAAATTGGGCGGTTTTGAGCTCAATTTTTCCTCAGATATTGATTTAATTTTTACTTATGCAAGCAACGGCGAAACTGTAGGTGCACGTCGCAGTATTGATAATGCAAAATTCTTTACTCGCCTAGGACAACGTTTGATCAACGCGCTGGATCAATATACGGGCGATGGATTTGTCTATCGTACCGACATGCGCTTACGTCCTTTTGGCGAGAACGGCGCGCTTGCCTTAAGCTTTGCTGCCATGGAATTATATTATCAAGAGCAAGGACGTGATTGGGAACGCTATGCGATGATCAAAGGTCGGATTTTAGGTGCCAATGCCCAAGATCCTCATGTCAACACCTTACAGCAACTCTTGCGCCCGTTTGTTTATCGGCGCTATATTGATTTCAGTGTGATTCAAGCCTTACGTGACATGAAGCACAAAATTGAACGAGAAGTCCGTCGTAGAGGGTTAGTGGATAACATTAAACTTGGCGCGGGTGGTATCCGTGAGATTGAATTTATTGTACAGGTTTTCCAACTGATTCGGGGCGGACGAGAAAGTACTCTGCAACAACCTGCCTTATTAAAAGTTCTACCAGAAATTAGTGCCCTTGAACTGATTTCTGCACAACAACAAGAAGACTTGCGCCAAGCGTATTTATTTTTACGCCGTACTGAAAATATCTTACAAGCCATACATGATCAACAAACGCAACAATTACCCGAAAATACATTAGACCAGCAGCGCTTGGTTCTCGCAACGCAACGTTTTACTCAATGGGACACACAAAATAAGTTGGAAACCGTCACTTATCCAATTCATGATTGGGCGAGCTTTTGTGAGGTCTTACAGCAACATCAACAAAACGTGCGGACAGTGTTTGATCATTTAATTGGCGAAGAAAAAGAAGAACTGAGTGAAACCGAAACGCTGTGGCATGATTTCCTTGAAAACGAAATTGAGGAAAGTGAAATTGAACAAATGCTAATCGAACATCATATTGAAGAGCGTGATTTTCATGAGATCATCGAAAAGTTAATGCAATTTCGCAACGAAGTCACTCGTCGCCCGATTGGTACACGTGGTCGTATCGCTCTCACGCAAGTGATGCCAACCTTATTACCGCAGATTTTTGCGCATACGGCTTATCTCCATTTATTACCACGTATGCTCAATATCGTGGATAAAATTCTCACCCGTACGACCTATCTGGAATTGTTAGTCGAAAATCCACAAGCGTTAACGCAATTAATTGAACTCTGTGCCCAATCGAAAATGATTGCCGAACAAGTCGCCAGACACCCGATTTTATTAGATGAATTATTAGATCGTAATGCCTTATTAAATCCTCCCCCTTATGATCACTATGCCAGTGAATTACACCAATATTTGTTACGCTTAACACCCGATGATGAAGAACAGATGATTGATGGATTACGTCAATTCAAACAAGCAACCCTATTACGTATTGCTGCCGCTGATATTTTAGGTGCGCTCCCTGTGATGAAAGTCAGTGATCACCTCACCTTCTTAGCTGAAGCTATTATCCATGTGGTTGTGGAGCTTGCTTGGCAACAAGTCACAACTCGATTTGGTACACCGACTCACTTAGCCGAAGGAGAAAAAGGATTTCTCGTGATCGGTTATGGAAAATTAGGGGGAATTGAATTAGGTTATAAATCGGATTTAGATTTGGTTTTCTTATATCAATCAAATGAACAAAGTCAAACCTGTGGGGGAAAACGCAGTATTGAGAGTAACCAGTTTTATCTTCGCCTCGCACAAAAAATTATCAGCATTTTCAGCATCAATACTTTTGCAGGCGTGTTATATGAAGTTGATATGCGGTTACGCCCTTCTGGTGAATCCGGGCTTCTTTGTAGTTCTATTTCTGCATTTAAAGCGTATCAACTTCATGACGCTTGGACTTGGGAAAAACAAGCCTTAGTGCGCAGCCGTGCTATTTATGGAGAAGCAAGATTACAAACGGAATTTAATGCGATCCGTGCCGAAGTGCTTTCAGCGCCACGCGATCTAGCGACGTTACAACAAGATGTTGTCGCCATGCGACAAAAAATGTATGCCCATTTAGCCCATCCCTATAACGATACCTTTAATATTAAAACGGATCGTGGCGGTATTACCGATATTGAATTTATTGCACAATATTTAGTCTTAGCCCATGCCCCTCAAAACCCTGCGTTAACAAGATGGTCGGATAACGTGCGTATTTTTGAGATCATGGCAGAAAGTGCGGTCATTTCACAAGAAATTTGTGACCAGTTGAAACAATGTTATGTTGATTTGCGCAATCGTATTCATCATTTGAATTTATTAGGTGAACCGTCTATTGTTCCACAAACGGAATTTCAGACAGAACGGCAATTCATTCAAACTATTTGGCACAGGCTTTTTGAGCACAACGATAAATACGAAGAATAA
- a CDS encoding sodium-dependent transporter, giving the protein MTTTKQERQTWSSRLTYIMTVAGATVGFGATWRFPYLVGENGGGAYVFLFCIAMILIGIPMILVENVIGRRLRVNAIDAFGDKLEKRNISKYWKIVGYMGLLGAFGIMAYYMVLGGWVITYIIHLVTGSLDISSPITKEVTKNFYDLHISNSPLEISLYTLLFVALNYFILAKGIIGGIERAVKYLMPLLFLFLIGMVIRNVTLPGAMEGISFYLKPDFTKITPQLFVFVLGQVFFALSLGFGVLITLSSYLNKEENLIQTAVITGFTNTIIAVLAGFMIFPSLFTFGIAPNSGPTLVFQSLPIVFSHLWLGKIFAIIFFSLLLIAALTTSLTIYEVIITALQEKLKMRRSKAIVFTLGGIFLLGNIPSILGDNLLKDVTIFGKSLFDTFDFVSGNILFMLTALGCAVFVGFVLKDDAKKELSPHPDSTFTTIWFNYVKYVVPLIILVIFISNLI; this is encoded by the coding sequence ATGACAACAACAAAACAAGAAAGACAAACTTGGTCAAGTCGACTGACTTATATTATGACTGTTGCAGGGGCAACCGTTGGTTTTGGCGCAACTTGGCGCTTTCCTTATTTAGTCGGGGAAAATGGCGGCGGTGCTTATGTGTTTTTATTTTGCATCGCTATGATCTTAATTGGAATTCCAATGATTCTGGTGGAAAATGTGATCGGTCGCCGTTTACGCGTCAATGCAATCGATGCTTTCGGAGATAAATTAGAAAAACGCAATATTTCAAAATATTGGAAAATTGTCGGCTACATGGGCTTACTCGGTGCATTTGGTATCATGGCTTACTACATGGTGCTAGGTGGTTGGGTAATTACTTATATTATCCATTTAGTGACTGGCTCATTGGATATCTCAAGCCCGATTACTAAAGAAGTCACGAAAAACTTCTATGATCTGCATATCAGCAACAGTCCATTAGAAATTAGCTTATATACCCTACTTTTTGTGGCATTAAACTATTTTATTTTAGCAAAAGGCATCATTGGTGGGATTGAGCGCGCAGTCAAATACTTAATGCCGTTACTGTTTCTATTCTTAATTGGCATGGTGATCCGTAATGTTACTTTGCCTGGTGCAATGGAAGGCATTAGTTTCTATCTTAAACCGGATTTTACCAAAATCACGCCACAGCTCTTTGTGTTTGTATTAGGACAAGTGTTCTTTGCGCTGAGTTTAGGATTTGGTGTATTAATCACCTTATCCAGTTATTTAAATAAAGAAGAAAACTTAATTCAAACTGCTGTGATTACAGGCTTTACTAATACCATTATCGCAGTTTTAGCGGGTTTCATGATTTTCCCATCGTTATTTACTTTTGGGATTGCACCGAATTCAGGTCCCACTTTAGTCTTCCAAAGTTTACCGATCGTATTTTCTCACTTATGGTTAGGCAAAATTTTTGCAATCATTTTCTTTAGTTTGTTATTGATTGCCGCCTTAACCACCTCTTTAACCATTTATGAAGTGATCATTACCGCATTACAAGAGAAACTCAAAATGCGTCGTAGTAAAGCAATTGTTTTCACCTTAGGTGGAATTTTCTTGCTGGGTAATATTCCGTCGATTTTAGGTGATAACCTATTAAAAGACGTAACCATTTTTGGTAAAAGCCTTTTCGATACTTTTGATTTTGTCAGTGGCAATATTCTGTTTATGCTAACTGCCTTAGGTTGCGCGGTATTCGTAGGCTTTGTGTTAAAAGATGATGCGAAGAAAGAACTCTCGCCACACCCAGACTCCACCTTCACGACAATTTGGTTTAATTATGTGAAATATGTGGTGCCGTTAATTATTTTAGTTATCTTTATCAGTAATCTGATTTAA
- the bioB gene encoding biotin synthase BioB — protein sequence MTTATAFEIRTLTPHPTLEYWSVCKIEALFETPFLDLVYRAAQVHRENFNPKAIQLSTLMSIKTGGCPEDCGYCPQSARYHTGVEKQQLLDVEEIVEKAKIAKARGAGRFCMGAAWRGPKPKDIEKVTAIIKAVKELGLETCGTFGLLQDGMAEDLKEAGLDYYNHNLDTAPEHYGNVIGTRQFDDRINTLGKVRKAGLKVCCGGIIGMNETRKERAGLIASLANLDPQPESVPINQLVKVEGTPLADAAELDWTEFVRTIAVARITMPKSYVRLSAGRQGMSEEMQAMCFMAGANSIFYGDKLLVTGNPEEDGDQLLMAKLDLEPETEENRYRAE from the coding sequence ATGACAACGGCAACGGCATTTGAGATTCGTACACTTACTCCTCACCCGACCTTAGAATATTGGTCTGTGTGTAAAATTGAAGCCCTGTTTGAGACCCCTTTTTTAGATTTGGTTTATCGGGCTGCGCAAGTGCACCGAGAAAACTTTAATCCTAAAGCCATTCAATTATCCACTTTAATGTCGATTAAAACGGGGGGATGTCCAGAGGATTGTGGCTACTGTCCGCAGTCAGCACGTTATCATACTGGAGTAGAAAAGCAGCAATTACTCGATGTGGAAGAAATTGTTGAAAAAGCCAAAATTGCCAAAGCACGTGGTGCAGGGCGCTTTTGTATGGGGGCTGCATGGCGTGGACCGAAACCGAAAGACATTGAAAAAGTTACCGCAATCATTAAAGCGGTGAAAGAACTGGGCTTAGAAACCTGTGGTACCTTTGGTTTATTGCAAGATGGGATGGCAGAAGATTTAAAAGAAGCGGGTTTGGATTATTATAACCATAATCTCGATACAGCCCCAGAACACTACGGTAATGTGATTGGTACCCGTCAATTTGATGATCGTATTAATACGTTAGGTAAAGTGCGTAAAGCTGGCTTAAAAGTGTGCTGTGGCGGGATTATTGGCATGAATGAAACCCGTAAAGAAAGAGCAGGATTAATTGCTAGCTTAGCTAATTTAGACCCGCAACCCGAATCGGTGCCGATTAATCAATTAGTGAAAGTGGAAGGTACCCCTTTAGCCGATGCGGCAGAATTAGACTGGACAGAATTTGTGCGCACTATTGCGGTGGCGCGTATTACCATGCCGAAAAGCTATGTACGTTTATCAGCAGGGCGTCAAGGCATGTCGGAAGAAATGCAAGCCATGTGCTTTATGGCTGGCGCGAATTCAATCTTCTATGGTGATAAATTACTCGTGACTGGTAACCCAGAAGAAGACGGCGATCAGCTCTTAATGGCGAAATTAGATTTAGAACCAGAAACAGAAGAGAATCGTTACCGTGCGGAATAA
- a CDS encoding electron transport complex subunit E — MNDTFAKQTALSDAKDDVMDQQSTLANTSTPSVWKTLFWQGVWKNNSTLVQLLGLCPLLAVSNSVTNALGLGIATLFVLICSNTVVSLFRKQIPHEIRIPIYVMIIATTVTVVQLLMNAYTYSLYQSLGIFIPLIVTNCIVIGRAEAFASKNPLSHAMFDGFAMGLGMCLSLVFLGAIREILGNGTLFDGIEHLLGDWAKGLRIELFHLDSHFLLAILPPGAFIGLGLILAIKNVIDQRNKA, encoded by the coding sequence ATGAACGACACTTTCGCAAAACAGACCGCACTTTCTGACGCTAAAGACGATGTCATGGACCAGCAATCTACATTAGCGAATACATCCACTCCGTCGGTCTGGAAAACACTTTTCTGGCAAGGAGTATGGAAAAATAATTCAACCCTTGTGCAACTCTTGGGCTTATGTCCATTATTAGCTGTATCCAACAGTGTCACAAATGCCTTGGGGTTAGGCATTGCAACGCTATTCGTGCTGATTTGTAGTAACACAGTGGTCTCTTTATTCCGCAAACAAATTCCGCACGAAATCCGTATTCCAATTTATGTGATGATTATTGCCACGACCGTCACGGTGGTGCAATTACTGATGAATGCCTATACTTATTCACTCTATCAATCCTTAGGTATTTTTATTCCACTGATCGTCACTAACTGTATTGTGATTGGGCGTGCTGAAGCCTTTGCTTCAAAAAATCCGCTTTCCCATGCGATGTTTGATGGCTTTGCCATGGGGTTAGGCATGTGTTTAAGCTTAGTCTTTTTAGGGGCAATCCGCGAAATTCTCGGTAATGGCACCTTGTTTGACGGCATTGAGCATTTACTTGGTGATTGGGCAAAAGGATTGCGTATTGAATTATTTCATCTCGATAGCCATTTCTTGTTGGCGATTTTACCACCGGGCGCCTTTATTGGTTTAGGGCTCATTTTAGCCATTAAAAATGTCATTGATCAGCGTAACAAAGCATGA
- the thiP gene encoding thiamine/thiamine pyrophosphate ABC transporter permease ThiP: MFKRFRAFTYRPASYLGGMLVIVFLSAFYAFALGAVFSLPFARSWTALLSDQYLQHVIIFSFWQAFLSAVLAVLFGGIVARAFFYQPFVGKKLILKLFSLTFVLPALVAIFGLLGVYGASGWLAMLSQFFAWDWTPNIYGLTGILLAHLFFNVPLACRLFLQGLQAIPVQQRQLAAQLNLRGWHFIRLIEWPYLRQQLLPAFTLIFMLCFTSFAIVLTLGGGPKYTTLEVAIYQAILFEFDVPKAGLFALLQFVFCFLLFTLSSFFSPAPATTLHSQPTWFAPQSYWVKLWQRMIIVCATVFILLPLLNTLVSALLSSQFFTLWLQPQLWKALGYSLTIAPTSALLALVLSFALLLLARELHWRHYRSLSHVILNIGATILAIPTLVLAIGLFILLREIDFSPYHLFGVVVCCNALAAMPFVLRILALPMHNNMIYYEKLCQSLNLRGWQRFRLIEWHKLRAPMKYAFALACALSLGDFTAIALFGQADFTSLPHLLYQQLGHYRSQEAAVTAFILLVFCLSVFMIIERHQEPRDD, encoded by the coding sequence ATGTTTAAGCGATTTCGTGCATTCACATACCGTCCCGCCAGTTATCTTGGCGGGATGTTGGTGATTGTTTTTCTGAGCGCTTTTTATGCGTTCGCCTTAGGGGCGGTTTTTTCGCTCCCTTTTGCGCGCAGTTGGACAGCGTTGTTGAGTGATCAGTATTTACAACACGTGATCATCTTTAGCTTTTGGCAAGCCTTTCTGTCGGCGGTACTTGCGGTCCTCTTTGGTGGCATTGTAGCACGAGCCTTTTTTTATCAACCGTTTGTGGGCAAGAAACTGATCCTCAAATTATTTTCACTGACTTTTGTGTTACCTGCCTTAGTGGCGATTTTTGGTTTATTAGGCGTGTATGGCGCTTCTGGCTGGTTAGCGATGTTAAGCCAGTTTTTCGCTTGGGATTGGACTCCTAATATTTACGGCTTAACAGGTATTTTACTGGCGCATCTTTTTTTTAATGTCCCATTAGCTTGTCGCCTGTTTTTACAAGGTTTGCAAGCAATTCCGGTGCAACAACGTCAGCTCGCGGCACAACTCAATTTACGTGGTTGGCATTTTATACGTCTGATTGAGTGGCCCTATTTACGCCAGCAATTGTTACCTGCATTTACTTTGATTTTCATGCTGTGTTTTACCAGTTTTGCGATTGTGCTCACTTTAGGTGGCGGACCGAAATATACCACGTTGGAAGTGGCTATCTATCAAGCGATTTTATTTGAGTTTGATGTACCGAAAGCCGGCTTATTTGCGTTATTACAATTTGTTTTTTGTTTTCTGTTATTCACGCTGAGTAGCTTTTTTTCTCCAGCCCCCGCCACGACATTACACAGTCAACCTACTTGGTTTGCGCCCCAATCGTATTGGGTTAAATTATGGCAACGTATGATCATTGTGTGTGCGACAGTATTTATCTTATTACCGCTACTCAATACGCTAGTTTCTGCTTTGCTTTCGTCTCAGTTTTTTACCTTGTGGTTACAACCTCAATTATGGAAAGCATTAGGTTACTCGCTCACCATCGCCCCCACTTCTGCATTGCTCGCTTTAGTACTGTCTTTTGCCTTATTATTGCTTGCCAGAGAATTACATTGGCGACATTATCGCAGCTTATCCCATGTGATTTTAAATATCGGTGCGACCATTTTAGCCATTCCAACGTTAGTGTTAGCTATTGGTTTATTCATTTTATTACGTGAGATCGATTTTTCTCCATACCATCTTTTTGGGGTTGTGGTATGCTGTAACGCGTTAGCTGCTATGCCTTTTGTGTTGCGTATTTTGGCTTTACCGATGCATAACAATATGATTTATTATGAAAAATTATGCCAATCACTTAACCTGCGTGGTTGGCAACGTTTTCGATTGATTGAATGGCACAAGCTTCGTGCGCCAATGAAATACGCCTTTGCACTGGCTTGTGCGTTATCATTAGGCGATTTCACCGCAATCGCGTTATTTGGTCAGGCTGACTTCACATCGTTACCGCATTTGTTGTATCAACAATTGGGGCATTATCGTAGTCAGGAAGCGGCAGTAACAGCGTTTATTTTATTGGTTTTTTGTTTGAGTGTTTTTATGATTATTGAACGACATCAGGAACCGCGTGATGATTAA
- the rsxG gene encoding electron transport complex subunit RsxG, with amino-acid sequence MKTVKISAYYAILLALIALICTALSTGIYLLTKSKIEDEINKQRQALLLEVVPQAYFDNPLSENCQRPNSEKLRAQRIDRLCIATKNNQKTAYAFETVAPDGYAGRIRLLVGITPTGTILGVRVLEHQETPGLGDKIETRISDWILSFSQQQLRSDNLADWAVKKDGGKFDQFAGATITPRAVVNQVKQSALSLLDELNREN; translated from the coding sequence ATGAAAACCGTTAAAATTTCTGCTTATTATGCGATTTTACTTGCCCTGATTGCGTTGATTTGTACCGCACTTTCAACGGGCATTTATCTATTAACCAAAAGCAAAATTGAGGATGAAATCAATAAACAGCGGCAAGCACTGCTACTGGAGGTGGTACCACAAGCCTATTTTGATAATCCACTGAGTGAAAACTGCCAGCGTCCAAACAGTGAAAAATTACGTGCTCAGCGTATTGATCGCCTTTGTATTGCCACTAAGAATAATCAAAAAACGGCTTATGCCTTTGAAACGGTGGCACCTGACGGCTACGCTGGTCGCATTCGCTTGCTAGTAGGCATAACACCGACAGGCACGATCTTAGGAGTACGGGTGCTTGAACATCAAGAAACACCAGGATTGGGGGATAAAATTGAAACGCGAATTTCCGATTGGATTTTATCTTTTAGCCAACAACAACTACGTTCAGATAACTTAGCGGATTGGGCAGTGAAAAAAGATGGTGGCAAATTTGACCAGTTTGCGGGCGCCACTATCACGCCACGCGCTGTAGTGAATCAAGTAAAACAATCGGCATTAAGCCTGTTAGATGAACTCAATCGAGAGAATTAA
- the nth gene encoding endonuclease III, with translation MNKQKRIEILTRLRDHNPHPTTELNYSSPFELLIAVILSAQATDKGVNKATEKLFPVANTPQAILDLGLDGLKEYIKTIGLYNSKAENIIKTCRDLIEKHNGEIPENRSALEALAGVGRKTANVVLNTAFGHPTIAVDTHIFRVSNRTGFAPGKDVVKVEEKLLKVVPDEFKVDVHHWLILHGRYTCIARKPRCGSCLIEDLCEFKEKTE, from the coding sequence ATGAATAAACAAAAACGAATTGAAATTTTAACACGCCTACGTGATCACAATCCGCATCCAACCACCGAACTCAATTACAGTTCGCCTTTCGAGTTGTTAATTGCGGTGATCTTGTCTGCACAAGCCACCGATAAAGGCGTGAATAAAGCCACAGAAAAATTGTTTCCTGTCGCCAATACCCCACAAGCCATTTTAGATTTGGGGTTAGATGGACTAAAGGAATACATCAAAACCATTGGGCTTTATAACAGTAAAGCCGAAAATATCATCAAAACGTGCCGAGATTTGATCGAAAAGCACAATGGTGAGATTCCTGAAAACCGTTCTGCACTTGAAGCATTAGCTGGTGTGGGGCGGAAAACTGCCAATGTGGTGTTAAATACCGCATTTGGTCACCCAACTATCGCGGTGGATACCCATATTTTCCGCGTTTCTAATCGTACTGGCTTTGCGCCGGGAAAAGATGTAGTCAAAGTGGAAGAAAAATTACTCAAAGTTGTACCTGATGAATTTAAAGTCGATGTGCACCATTGGTTGATTTTACATGGACGTTATACTTGTATTGCTCGCAAGCCCCGTTGTGGCTCTTGTCTCATTGAAGACCTTTGTGAGTTTAAAGAAAAAACAGAATAA